Genomic segment of Bicyclus anynana chromosome 18, ilBicAnyn1.1, whole genome shotgun sequence:
ACGGTGACGACACGATACAAATACTATTTGTAGGTAACATTTTTTCTGTGGATTTCGTGAATGATTGTCTTATTTATAGAAATACTGACTGAATTTATGTATATCCAAACATAGCGTTCTCGTGTTTAtctttattttgaatatttatctatattaaatgtatattttagtaaattGAGTGTAATGTGTTTTAATTAGTGAAAATTGTATCTTgcttatattttgatttattgtaagtttgtaaaaaaTCCGTCCTAAAATTTTCCGTGATCAATTAGTTAGTAGATatgtaaaattctgttttaaaTAAGTAGGATCAGACTTACTCATAATGCACAAAATATGATGTGTGTCCCTAAGAATAATTAAGTTTACAATGTAGTAACATgctttatctttattaatatagatgacaaatcttaataatatttgtgtaatgaaAAATCTGTCACATAAGAATTTCCGTTATGAGTAATGTAATGTAAGTCAAATAATTACAGTCAAGAAATCTTAGTCATCGCCTCTCACTATGCAAATAGGTAATCGTATCGTATAGTGTAAACGACCCGACGTAGAGGTCCGAACGAGTATCGCGAGTTTATAAAACTTCTCGCGCGCAGGCGACGTTTCTCACTCTATCGCCAACGATCATTGCCGCCGGTCGATACGTGATTACGCGCGAAATTAAACATGGCGAAAGAAGAGCTCATCAAGGGTGTGTTGTATGTTGTGAACGTGATATACGCGGTGTTCGGCTTAGTGACAGCTGCAACCGGTATCTGGTTTTTCGTGCAGCTTTCCGAATTCGTCGCGTTGAGGAATAGCAACCACTATTTACTGGACTACAGAGTCTACTGGCCCCAAGTCGCGCCATGGTTCTTCATACTACTCGGACTGTTCGTGATGATGGTGGCCTTCTGCGGATGGTGCGGTGCCAACAAAGAGAGCAGAGGCCTTCTGGGAGTGTACGGTTTCTTCTTGCTGCTTATTATTTTGGGGCAACTGATCTCCGCCACATTGATTTTCGTGTTCGTCGACGGAGAGGACACTGACAGGTTCATCAAGGACACAGTTTACGATGGATACTACAATTCCCAATCCAACCCTGACGTGTTCAAAGCTTTCGGCAAAATTGAGAGGAAGTTAAGATGCTGCGGTGCGAATGACGCTAGAGATTACAGAAGCTGGAGGAACGATCTACCTCTGACGTGTTGTCTGGACAGCTACTATAGAGCTACCTGTGAGTTCACTGACAAGGAAGCTAACGAAAGACTGGGATGTGCTAAAGTTGCGTCTGTTTACACCAAGATTATTAGTTCGTCGGTTGCCGGGGCTTCGCTGCTGATATCACTGGTCGAGATAACTGGTCTTATACTCTCCTGGAAGCTGTTCAAATCGTTGAGGGAAGTGGAACATTACATCACAGAGAGAAAAGAGGGTGAAACCGAGTGCTAATTTTAAGTTAAAGGTAACAAATCGGTTGTTTAGATCATGTTTGGATGCATATTGTATGGTGTTTCGCAATAGTTTAGTGTGATTCTATTGAACAATCGATTGTAAGGTCGACTCAACGGTTGAATGGTTTGAATCTCATTGAATGTATTGTGGTGGACAGGCGTGCGAACTctcccatttttttttctaacttaTTCGGTATGTTCTTTAAAGTTACAACATATTAACTGAAGTGTAGTTATGAACTTGTTTTCCGCTATGTAtggaatctaataaataaatacttaatagaTGTAATTAAGTGACGTCATCAAtaattcaatatggcggacaACAAGCGCCGGTTCACAtagcattattaataattaaacacgCAACAATTAATAGTTGCtaaacaacaataacaacagctcaagtaattttttttttcttttcattatctattaattttacttttctatAATGGGA
This window contains:
- the LOC112056086 gene encoding CD151 antigen-like, with translation MAKEELIKGVLYVVNVIYAVFGLVTAATGIWFFVQLSEFVALRNSNHYLLDYRVYWPQVAPWFFILLGLFVMMVAFCGWCGANKESRGLLGVYGFFLLLIILGQLISATLIFVFVDGEDTDRFIKDTVYDGYYNSQSNPDVFKAFGKIERKLRCCGANDARDYRSWRNDLPLTCCLDSYYRATCEFTDKEANERLGCAKVASVYTKIISSSVAGASLLISLVEITGLILSWKLFKSLREVEHYITERKEGETEC